In bacterium, the sequence GGTACGCCCCATTGCGGCCCGAACAGGCCCGGTTCAGCGACAGATCGGTCCATGCCTGGACACGTAGGGTCGACAGCCTCCGGGCGACAGTTCCGGGCCCGGGCACCAGGGTCGGGGCGGCGGTCCACTCGGTCCGCGCCGTCGACCCGCCGTCGATCGGAATGGTGGCTCGCTGGGCCAGGGACAGGGCTCTGCCCCTTCACGTTCACGTCTCCGAGCAGCCGGCCGAGAACGAAGCCTGCCGCGAGGTCCACGGTCGAAGCCCGACGACCGTGCTGTCCGGCGTGGGTGCGCTGGGCTCGGGCACCACCCTCGTCCACGCCACGCATCTCTCCGGCGACGACATCGGTCTGATCGGCGCCGCCGGAGCCCACTGCTGCATCTGCCCCACCACCGAGCGCGACCTGGCCGACGGGATCGGGCCCAGCCAGGACCTGGCCCGGGCGGGGGCGGTCCTCTGCGCGGGATCGGACTCCCACGCGGTCATCGACATCCTCGAGGAGACACGCTCGGTGGAGCTGGGCGCGAGGATCCTGACGAACCGGCGGGGAATCCACCCCATCGAGACCCTCGCCGCCATCGCCACCGTCAACGGGTACCGGTCGCTCGGTTGGAAGGACGGAGGCGTTATCAAGCCGGGTTATCTGGCCGACTTCACCAGCATCGGGCTGGACTCGGTCCGCCTGGCAGGCATCGACAACCCCGACGTTCTCGACGCGGTGATCTTCGCCGGCTCCAGCGCTGACGTTCACAACCTCGTGGTCGGTGGCCGGCCGGTGGTGGTAGGCGGCGCCCACGTGTCGGTCGATGCGGCGGGCGAGCTCGACTCCGCCATCGCCAAGGTGTTGGCGGCATGACGCTGGTGATCGACAACATCGGCGAGCTGGTCACCAACGTCCCCGCGCTCGGGGCGGGACCGCTCGGGATCGTGGAGAACACTTCGGTGGTGATCGACGGGGACACCGTGGTCTCGGTAGGTGCGGCCGGCGCGGTGGCGGACGAGCGCCTGGACGCCGGAGGCAGGTGCGTGATGCCCGGGTTCGTCGACTCGCACACCCATCTGGTGTTCGCCGGCGACCGGGCGGAGGAGTTCACGCGGCGGATGGCCGGGGAGCACTATGACGGCGGAGGGATCCGGGTGACGACCGAGGCCACCCGGACCGCGGGTCGGGAAGCCCTGCGGGCGGGCCTGGCCCGGCGGCTCGAGGAGGTCCACCGGGCCGGCACCACCACGGTGGAGATCAAGTCCGGGTACGGGTTGTCGGTCGAATCCGAGGCTGCCACCACCTCGCTCGCCGCCGAGGTCACCCCGGAGAGCACCTTCATGGGCGCCCACGTGGTGCCCACCGAGTACCTGGGCAGGA encodes:
- a CDS encoding formimidoylglutamate deiminase, which codes for MSSRYWCELAWLGGPTAVPGVLIEVDGDRIAGVSPGHASPPRDAVELSGLTLPALANAHSHAFHRALRGRTHGGEGTFWTWRDLMYGVAANLDPQNYYLLARATFAEMALAGIGVVGEFHYVHHRPGGDPYDDPNAFGASLVAAARDAGVRLTLLDTLYLHGGFAPWSGSGYAPLRPEQARFSDRSVHAWTRRVDSLRATVPGPGTRVGAAVHSVRAVDPPSIGMVARWARDRALPLHVHVSEQPAENEACREVHGRSPTTVLSGVGALGSGTTLVHATHLSGDDIGLIGAAGAHCCICPTTERDLADGIGPSQDLARAGAVLCAGSDSHAVIDILEETRSVELGARILTNRRGIHPIETLAAIATVNGYRSLGWKDGGVIKPGYLADFTSIGLDSVRLAGIDNPDVLDAVIFAGSSADVHNLVVGGRPVVVGGAHVSVDAAGELDSAIAKVLAA